Proteins encoded by one window of Lathyrus oleraceus cultivar Zhongwan6 chromosome 1, CAAS_Psat_ZW6_1.0, whole genome shotgun sequence:
- the LOC127098119 gene encoding uncharacterized protein LOC127098119, translated as MHKYDRRNTYQYKLRECKLDELKNLRALLIGDHRDAFKKACGNLLGFLLTKEDTIMILTFAQFYDPTLNRFTFQDFLLAPTLEEFAHTLCIPVRDQVPYMSTYDFPESDVIAQAIHLKRGVVESNLRTKGNIIGFPSKFLIEKATLFANNGSWDVFYAILSLLIYGLWILTHFPRKGPFAENVGALEWSQRLMSLNGDDIVWYNHDYDGVEPIFSCGDFRNVPLIGSKGGLINYNHVLSVCQLGYSLKEKPEDKQFEEFLIAKGIDNSEMLKIHRAWRKIHRIRGKELDKHNCIEFGPYTEYVRARVKTMKLPYP; from the exons ATGCATAAGTATGACCGAAGAAACACATATCAATACAAACTCAGGGAGTGTAAGCTTGATGAGCTGAAGAATCTTAGAGCTCTTTTGATTGGTGATCACAGAGATGCCTTTAAGAAGGCATGTGGTAACTTGTTGGGTTTTTTGTTGACCAAAGAAGATACCATAATGATTCTTACCTTCGCTCAGTTCTACGACCCCACTTTGAATcgcttcactttccaggatttCCTTTTAGCTCCCACTCTAGAGGAGTTTGCCCATACCCTTTGTATTCCTGTTAGAGATCAAGTTCCTTATATGAGTACATATGATTTTCCAGAATCTGATGTGATTGCTCAAGCCATTCATCTCAAGAGGGGTGTGGTTGAATCCAATCTTCGTACAAAGGGTAACATCATAGGGTTTCCTTCAAAGTTCCTCATTGAGAAAGCCACTCTATTTGCTAATAATGGAAGCTGGGATGTTTTCTATGCCATCTTGTCTCTCCTCATATACGGTTTG TGGATCTTGACTCATTTTCCAAGAAAAGGACCTTTTGCCGAGAATGTGGGAGCACTGGAGTGGTCTCAGAGGTTGATGTCTTTGAACGGTGATGATATAGTATGGTACAACCATGATTATGATGGGGTTGAACCTATTTTTAGTTGTGGTGATTTTCGGAATGTTCCTCTTATTGGTTCCAAAGGTGGATTGATTAACTACAATCATGTTCTTTCAGTTTGTCAGTTGGGTTATTCGTTAAAAGAGAAGCCTGAAGACAAGCAGTTCGAAGAATTTCTTATAGCTAAAGGGATTGATAATTCTGAAATGCTAAAGATACACCGTGCTTGGAGAAAGATTCATCGTATTAGGGGAAAGGAACTTGATAAACATAATTGTATTGAATTTGGGCCTTATACAGAATATGTTAGAGCTAGAGTCAAGACTATGAAGCTGCCGTATCCGTGA
- the LOC127125997 gene encoding pentatricopeptide repeat-containing protein At4g13650: MLSSSPFSLRSFFFYSQLPFKFNHHSFTTKPIFNNYKFLCVNLSFAAFSNTALNYAHSDDELPEKENDRDDANASGIGFLHLMEQRGVRANSQTFLWLLEGCLNSGSSFTDGVKLHGKILKMGFCDEVVLCERIMDFYLAFGDLNGAVKVFDEMPVRTLSCWNKIFHRFVEERVTGSIPGLFRRMMKENVKLDEKTLAVVLRGCSGNVVPFHFVEQIHAKAITHGFESSPFICNPLIDLYFKNDFLNSAKKVFENLKVRDSVSWVAMISGLSQNGYEEEAMLLFSQMHTSGICPTPYIFSSVLSACTKVNFFEFGKQLHGLVLKQGFSSETYVCNALVTLYSRSGNLISADLVFNAMLQRDRVSYNSLISGLAQQGYSDRALALFKKMNLDCLKPDCVTIASLLSACASAGALPIGKQFHSYAMKAGMISDIVVEGSLLDLYVKCSDIKTAHDFFIASETENVVLWNMMLVAYGQLDNLNESFQIFTQMQIDGIVPNQFTYPSILKTCTTLGAIDLGEQIHTQILKTGFQFNVYVSSVLIDMYAKHGKLDTALKIFRRLKENDVVSWTAMIAGYTQHNKFVEALNLFKEMQDQGIQSDNIGFASAISACAGIQALDQGRQIHAQSCLSGYSDDLSIGNALVSLYARCGKVREAYSAFDKIFAKDNVSWNSLISGFAQSGYFEEALKIFAQMNKTGLKINSFTFGSAVCAAANAANVRTGNQIHAMIKKTGYDSETEVSNALITLYAKCGCIDDSKRHFFEMPDKNEVSWNAMITGYSQHGCGFEALSLFEDMKQLDVLPNHVTFVGVLSACSHVGLVDEGVSYFRSMSEAHNLVPKPEHYACVVDLLGRSGLLSRARRFVEEMPIQPDAMVWRTLLSACNVHKDIDIGEFAASHLLELEPKDSATYVLLSNMYAVSGKWGCRDRTRQMMKDRGVKKEPGRSWIEVNNSVHAFFAGDKNHPLADMIYEYISNLSFRAAENGYVPQCNSLLSDAEIRQKHPTEIIHSEKLAIAFGLLSLSSSTPIHVFKNLRVCGDCHNWIKHVSQISDRVIIVRDSYRFHHFKVGSCSCKDYW, from the exons ATGCTTTCTTCTTCTCCCTTTTCTCTCCGTTCCTTCTTCTTCTATTCTCAACTACCATTCAAATTCAACCATCATTCTTTCACAACCAAACCCATTTTCAACAATTACAAG TTTCTTTGTGTAAATTTGAGTTTTGCAGCATTCAGCAACACTGCATTAAACTATGCACACAGTGATGATGAACTTCCCGAGAAGGAGAATGATAGGGATGATGCAAATGCCAGTGGAATTGGTTTCTTGCATCTCATGGAACAACGTGGTGTTCGTGCTAATTCTCAAACTTTTTTGTGGTTACTTGAAGGTTGTTTAAATTCTGGGTCGTCGTTTACTGATGGTGTGAAGCTTCATGGGAAGATTCTGAAGATGGGTTTTTGTGATGAAGTGGTTTTGTGTGAACGTATTATGgatttttatcttgcatttggTGATTTGAATGGTGCAGTTAAGGTGTTTGATGAAATGCCTGTTAGAACTTTGTCTTGTTGGAATAAGATTTTTCATAGGTTTGTTGAAGAGAGGGTGACAGGTAGTATTCCGGGTTTGTTTCGGCGGATGATGAAGGAAAATGTTAAGCTTGATGAGAAGACTCTTGCTGTGGTTTTGAGGGGTTGTAGTGGTAATGTAGTTCCTTTTCACTTTGTGGAGCAAATACATGCTAAGGCTATAACACATGGTTTTGAAAGTAGTCCTTTTATATGTAATCCTTTGATTGATCTctattttaaaaatgattttcTGAATTCTGCtaagaaagtttttgaaaatttaaagGTGAGGGACAGTGTTTCTTGGGTGGCTATGATATCCGGTTTATCGCAAAATGGGTATGAAGAAGAAGCGATGCTTCTGTTTTCTCAGATGCACACATCAGGAATCTGCCCCACCCCATATATTTTTTCGAGTGTGCTAAGTGCCTGCACAAAAGTTAATTTTTTTGAGTTCGGGAAACAGCTCCACGGCCTTGTTTTGAAGCAGGGATTCTCTTCCGAAACATATGTTTGCAATGCCCTTGTAACATTATATTCCCGTTCAGGGAATTTGATATCTGCAGATCTGGTTTTTAATGCAATGTTACAGAGGGACAGAGTTTCGTATAACTCACTCATCTCAGGTCTAGCGCAACAAGGATATAGTGATAGAGCTTTAGCGTTGTTTAAGAAAATGAATCTCGATTGCCTAAAGCCTGACTGTGTTACGATTGCAAGTCTTTTGAGTGCCTGTGCATCAGCTGGGGCTCTTCCGATTGGAAAACAATTCCACTCGTATGCAATGAAAGCTGGAATGATTTCTGACATTGTTGTGGAAGGTTCATTGCTTGATCTTTATGTAAAATGCTCTGATATAAAAACCGCCCATGATTTTTTCATTGCATCTGAAACTGAAAATGTGGTGCTGTGGAATATGATGCTTGTAGCTTATGGCCAGTTAGACAATCTGAACGAATCATTTCAAATATTTACGCAGATGCAGATAGATGGCATTGTACCTAATCAATTCACATATCCAAGTATTTTGAAAACTTGCACTACTTTGGGAGCTATTGATCTAGGAGAACAGATTCATACTCAAATACTGAAAACCGGCTTTCAGTTCAATGTGTATGTCTCTAGTGTGCTTATTGACATGTATGCTAAACACGGAAAACTGGATACTGCCTTGAAAATCTTTAGAAGACTAAAAGAAAATGATGTTGTTTCGTGGACAGCTATGATTGCTGGGTACACACAACATAATAAGTTCGTTGAAGCTCTTAACCTCTTTAAAGAAATGCAAGATCAAGGGATACAATCTGATAATATTGGATTTGCAAGTGCAATAAGTGCATGTGCAGGTATCCAAGCACTTGATCAAGGAAGGCAGATTCACGCACAGTCATGTCTATCTGGTTATTCAGACGATCTTTCGATTGGTAATGCACTTGTTAGTCTTTATGCTAGGTGCGGCAAAGTGCGAGAAGCATACTCTGCTTTTgataaaatatttgccaaagataaTGTGTCATGGAACTCATTGATATCTGGTTTTGCACAAAGTGGATATTTCGAGGAAGCGCTGAAGATATTCGCTCAAATGAATAAAACTGGACTAAAAATTAATTCCTTCACATTTGGCTCTGCAGTTTGTGCTGCTGCCAATGCTGCTAATGTTAGAACAGGGAATCAGATTCATGCCATGATTAAGAAAACTGGCTATGACTCAGAAACTGAGGTTTCTAATGCTTTGATCACACTATACGCAAAATGCGGTTGTATTGATGATTCCAAGAGACACTTCTTTGAAATGCCCGACAAAAATGAGGTTTCTTGGAATGCGATGATTACTGGTTATTCCCAACATGGTTGTGGATTCGAAGCACTTAGCCTTTTTGAGGATATGAAACAGCTTGATGTATTGCCAAACCATGTCACATTTGTGGGAGTTTTATCGGCATGCAGTCATGTGGGTTTGGTGGATGAGGGAGTTAGCTACTTCCGATCGATGAGCGAAGCTCATAACTTGGTGCCAAAACCTGAACATTATGCATGTGTTGTGGATCTTCTTGGGCGGTCTGGTCTCTTAAGTCGCGCAAGGAGGTTTGTTGAGGAGATGCCTATTCAGCCAGATGCAATGGTGTGGAGGACCCTTTTAAGTGCTTGTAATGTTCATAAGGATATTGATATTGGAGAGTTTGCTGCGAGTCATCTTCTGGAACTGGAACCGAAAGATTCAGCAACATATGTTCTTCTTTCAAATATGTATGCAGTGTCTGGGAAATGGGGGTGTAGGGATCGGACAAGGCAAATGATGAAAGATCGGGGTGTTAAGAAAGAGCCTGGCCGTAGCTGGATTGAGGTTAATAATTCCGTTCATGCATTTTTCGCTGGTGATAAAAATCACCCACTTGCAGATATGATATATGAATATATCAGCAATCTGAGTTTTCGAGCAGCTGAAAATGGTTATGTACCACAGTGCAACAGCCTTCTCAGTGATGCAGAAATACGTCAAAAGCATCCAACCGAAATCATTCACAGTGAGAAACTGGCAATTGCTTTTGGATTGCTTAGTTTATCTAGCTCCACTCCTATACACGTTTTTAAAAATCTCCGTGTTTGTGGGGATTGCCACAACTGGATTAAGCATGTCTCTCAGATATCAGACCGGGTGATCATAGTGAGAGATTCATATCGCTTTCATCATTTCAAAGTCGGCAGTTGTTCGTGTAAAGATTATTGGTAA